The Oryzias latipes chromosome 1, ASM223467v1 genome contains a region encoding:
- the gde1 gene encoding glycerophosphodiester phosphodiesterase 1 isoform X1 has product MLPLGDEVALHSLVFVLVLLGTRSPLWSAVLTTSLYCFLAMFRFPQVARSRARLVLQPVGCGAESARVSVIAHRGGAHDAPENTIAAIREASKNGATGVELDLEFSADGVPILMHDETVDRTTNGSGPLCQLSFSELRQLDAAAKHRLRDKFAGEKIPTLVEAVEECIKLQLSIYFDVKGHPEEAAAALTDVYKRHPVLYNSSMVCSFEPKVIYRMRQRDPEVVTALTHRPWSLSRLGDGTPRFSSPWKHYWMTLMDVLLDWAHHHVLWRFCGISAFLMQKNFVSLDYVQFWAQRGVEVVAWTINTDVEKAYFQKSRSNQSQHTRKADPKEEPAPSVERKEYANLNVVHVRKPHRTKANKQIQTVWRPCADGVCSIAWLVYLKATTPLEGTSPGAEL; this is encoded by the exons ATGCTTCCGCTGGGGGACGAGGTCGCCCTCCACTCGTTGGTCTTCGTGCTGGTCTTACTGGGGACCCGAAGTCCGCTGTGGTCTGCCGTCCTCACCACTTCCTTGTACTGTTTTCTAGCCATGTTTCGTTTCCCGCAAGTGGCGCGCAGCCGAGCCCGTCTCGTGCTGCAGCCGGTGGGTTGCGGGGCGGAGAGCGCGCGGGTGTCCGTGATCGCTCACCGGGGCGGCGCGCACGACGCGCCGGAGAACACCATCGCTGCCATCAGAGAG GCCAGTAAGAACGGAGCAACCGGCGTGGAGCTGGACCTGGAGTTCTCGGCAGACGGCGTCCCCATCCTGATGCACGATGAGACTGTGGACCGGACCACCAATGGATCGGGACCCCTGTGCCAGCTGAGCTTTTCAGAGCTGAGACAACTGGATGCAGCTGCTAAACACCGGCTCAG GGACAAGTTTGCTGGAGAGAAAATCCCAACTTTGGTTGAAGCAGTGGAGGAGTGCATTAAACTGCAGCTCAGCATCTACTTTGATGTCAAAGGTCATCCAGAGGAG GCAGCTGCAGCGCTGACAGACGTGTATAAGAGACACCCAGTCCTGTACAACAGCAGCATGGTCTGCTCCTTCGAGCCCAAAGTCATCTACAGG ATGAGACAGAGGGACCCTGAGGTGGTCACCGCCTTGACCCACAGGCCCTGGAGCCTGAGCCGTCTGGGAGATGGTACCCCGCGGTTCTCGTCGCCATGGAAACATTACTGGATGACACTAATGGATGTGTTGTTGGACTGGGCCCATCATCACGTGCTGTGGAGGTTCTGTGGCATATCGGCCTTCCTCATGCAGAAGAACTTTGTGTCGCT GGATTACGTTCAGTTTTGGGCTCAGAGGGGCGTGGAGGTTGTAGCCTGGACCATCAACACGGACGTGGAGAAGGCGTACTTCCAGAAG AGCAGAAGTAATCAGAGCCAACACACCAGGAAAGCTGATCCAAAAGAGGAACCTGCTCCGTCAGTGGAGAGGAAAGAGTACGCAAATCTAAATGTCGTACATGTACGAAAACCCCAcagaactaaagcaaataaacaaatcCAAACAGTCTGGAGACCTTGTGCAGATGGTGTCTGTTCTATTGCCTGGCTGGTGTATTTAAAGGCTACTACCCCCCTGGAGGGTACATCTCCGGGAGCAGAACTTTAG
- the gde1 gene encoding glycerophosphodiester phosphodiesterase 1 isoform X2: protein MLPLGDEVALHSLVFVLVLLGTRSPLWSAVLTTSLYCFLAMFRFPQVARSRARLVLQPVGCGAESARVSVIAHRGGAHDAPENTIAAIREASKNGATGVELDLEFSADGVPILMHDETVDRTTNGSGPLCQLSFSELRQLDAAAKHRLRDKFAGEKIPTLVEAVEECIKLQLSIYFDVKGHPEEAAAALTDVYKRHPVLYNSSMVCSFEPKVIYRMRQRDPEVVTALTHRPWSLSRLGDGTPRFSSPWKHYWMTLMDVLLDWAHHHVLWRFCGISAFLMQKNFVSLDYVQFWAQRGVEVVAWTINTDVEKAYFQKVLRINYITDSLVGDCEPHF from the exons ATGCTTCCGCTGGGGGACGAGGTCGCCCTCCACTCGTTGGTCTTCGTGCTGGTCTTACTGGGGACCCGAAGTCCGCTGTGGTCTGCCGTCCTCACCACTTCCTTGTACTGTTTTCTAGCCATGTTTCGTTTCCCGCAAGTGGCGCGCAGCCGAGCCCGTCTCGTGCTGCAGCCGGTGGGTTGCGGGGCGGAGAGCGCGCGGGTGTCCGTGATCGCTCACCGGGGCGGCGCGCACGACGCGCCGGAGAACACCATCGCTGCCATCAGAGAG GCCAGTAAGAACGGAGCAACCGGCGTGGAGCTGGACCTGGAGTTCTCGGCAGACGGCGTCCCCATCCTGATGCACGATGAGACTGTGGACCGGACCACCAATGGATCGGGACCCCTGTGCCAGCTGAGCTTTTCAGAGCTGAGACAACTGGATGCAGCTGCTAAACACCGGCTCAG GGACAAGTTTGCTGGAGAGAAAATCCCAACTTTGGTTGAAGCAGTGGAGGAGTGCATTAAACTGCAGCTCAGCATCTACTTTGATGTCAAAGGTCATCCAGAGGAG GCAGCTGCAGCGCTGACAGACGTGTATAAGAGACACCCAGTCCTGTACAACAGCAGCATGGTCTGCTCCTTCGAGCCCAAAGTCATCTACAGG ATGAGACAGAGGGACCCTGAGGTGGTCACCGCCTTGACCCACAGGCCCTGGAGCCTGAGCCGTCTGGGAGATGGTACCCCGCGGTTCTCGTCGCCATGGAAACATTACTGGATGACACTAATGGATGTGTTGTTGGACTGGGCCCATCATCACGTGCTGTGGAGGTTCTGTGGCATATCGGCCTTCCTCATGCAGAAGAACTTTGTGTCGCT GGATTACGTTCAGTTTTGGGCTCAGAGGGGCGTGGAGGTTGTAGCCTGGACCATCAACACGGACGTGGAGAAGGCGTACTTCCAGAAGGTGCTACGCATCAACTACATCACGGACAGCCTTGTTGGAGACTGTGAACCTCACTTCTGA
- the tmem186 gene encoding transmembrane protein 186, producing MSLSPVLMESLLLRRLTSRLLSCTRGSCLLSGRIAYTLESPPSPHSSSVQSHPGPVPAKVPTLIRHYDSPTPKYSMIYTLPHIKFLRAVSRLKLLQTAITAVILPPVFVLYFQGAVSFFLVSYSTGIAAFAGVMLYTLSHFFRRVVGMMYLDPSQTVLKVSHLTFWGKRSDMYIPVSDVMTIGDTGDSANETILRLQRYSGPETLYFSVYFGKVVDRQGFEKVFGSLT from the exons atgtcCTTGTCTCCTGTCCTG ATGGAGTCGCTGTTGCTGCGGAGGCTGACGTCCCGCCTTCTGTCATGTACCAGAGGATCCTGTTTGCTCTCAGGACGGATTGCTTACACCTTGGAGTCTCCTCCTTCTCCACACTCCTCATCAGTTCAGAGCCACCCTGGACCCGTTCCAGCTAAAGTTCCCACTTTGATCCGACACTACGACTCGCCCACCCCCAAATATTCAATGATTTACACCCTGCCACACATTAAGTTCCTCAGGGCGGTGTCCAGACTTAAACTCCTCCAGACCGCCATCACTGCTGTCATCCTGCCTCCAGTGTTTGTCCTGTATTTCCAGGGAGCCGTCTCCTTCTTTTTGGTCAGCTACTCCACTGGAATCGCTGCGTTTGCTGGCGTCATGCTGTACACgctaagccatttcttcaggaGGGTTGTAGGAATGATGTACCTTGATCCATCTCAAACCGTGCTGAAAGTTTCCCACCTTACTTTCTGGGGAAAGCGCAGTGATATGTACATTCCTGTTTCCGATGTTATGACCATTGGAGATACTGGAGATTCAGCGAATGAGACCATCCTCCGGCTTCAGAGGTACAGCGGCCCCGAGACGTTGTATTTCTCTGTGTATTTTGGAAAGGTGGTGGATAGACAGGGCTTTGAGAAAGTATTTGGAAGTTTAACATAA
- the LOC101163641 gene encoding heme oxygenase 2 isoform X3: MMSNKGGARIVVDDDDEHVSPTDLSELLADGTKESHDRAENCSFVKDFLRGRIKRELFKRGTAALYFVYTAMEEEMEKNKDHPHVAPIYFPVELHRSEALARDLEYFYGEDWENQISLSAGTKPYVDRIREVGQKDPVLLVAHSYTRYMGDLSGGQILKKVAQRALKLPSTGEGVNFYQFEGIHSHRGFKQLYRSRMNELDLDMETKLRIVEESNRAFGFNMMVFSELEEIGKSIQEEVQEPGLGHSHAEVMQGGDINKCPYYAAKMAAGGNPTYALQLATTLVRYPPCQVLLAAWVALLAGFTAWYIF, from the exons atgatGTCCAACAAAGGAGGGGCCAGGATTGTtgtggatgatgatgatgaacatGTAAG TCCAACGGACTTGTCTGAGCTGTTAGCCGACGGCACCAAAGAGTCACATGACAGAGCGGAAAACTGTTCGTTCGTCAAAGATTTCCTCAGAGGCCGCATCAAAAGGGAGCTGTTTAAG AGAGGGACAGCAGCTCTGTACTTCGTCTACACGGCTATGGAAGAGGAGATGGAGAAGAACAAAGATCACCCTCACGTTGCTCCAATCTATTTTCCAGTAGAGCTGCATCGCAGTGAAGCTCTGGCCCGAGACCTGGAGTATTTTTATGGAGAGGACTGGGAGAACCAG ATCAGCTTGTCGGCGGGAACTAAGCCTTATGTCGACCGGATCCGCGAGGTCGGGCAGAAGGACCCGGTGTTGCTGGTAGCCCATTCCTACACCCGCTACATGGGAGACCTGTCAGGTGGACAGATCCTGAAGAAAGTGGCCCAGAGGGCCCTGAAGCTGCCATCCACAGGAGAGGGTGTGAACTTCTATCAGTTCGAGGGAATTCACAGCCACAGGGGCTTCAAGCAGCTCTACAGAAGCCGGATGAACGAGCTGGACCTGGACATGGAGACAAAACTTAGGATTGTGGAGGAGTCCAACCGGGCCTTTGGCTTCAACATGATG GTATTCTCAGAGCTTGAAGAGATCGGAAAAAGCATACAAGAGGAAGTTCAAGAGCCAGGTTTAGGACACAGTCATGCAGAAGTGATGCAAGGCGGTGATATCAACAAGTGCCCGTACTATGCCGCTAAAATGG CTGCTGGTGGAAATCCGACTTACGCCCTCCAGTTGGCGACCACGCTTGTCAGATATCCACCCTGTCAGGTGCTTCTGGCAGCCTGGGTAGCACTTCTGGCCGGGTTTACTGCTTGGTACATCTTCTGA
- the LOC101163641 gene encoding heme oxygenase 2 isoform X2 — MKRDVKAVISAAERSSTKQKNMMSNKGGARIVVDDDDEHVSPTDLSELLADGTKESHDRAENCSFVKDFLRGRIKRELFKRGTAALYFVYTAMEEEMEKNKDHPHVAPIYFPVELHRSEALARDLEYFYGEDWENQISLSAGTKPYVDRIREVGQKDPVLLVAHSYTRYMGDLSGGQILKKVAQRALKLPSTGEGVNFYQFEGIHSHRGFKQLYRSRMNELDLDMETKLRIVEESNRAFGFNMMVFSELEEIGKSIQEEVQEPGLGHSHAEVMQGGDINKCPYYAAKMAAGGNPTYALQLATTLVRYPPCQVLLAAWVALLAGFTAWYIF; from the exons ATGAAACGTGATGTGAAGGCAGTGATCTCTGCAG CTGAGAGAAGCagcacaaagcaaaaaaacatgatGTCCAACAAAGGAGGGGCCAGGATTGTtgtggatgatgatgatgaacatGTAAG TCCAACGGACTTGTCTGAGCTGTTAGCCGACGGCACCAAAGAGTCACATGACAGAGCGGAAAACTGTTCGTTCGTCAAAGATTTCCTCAGAGGCCGCATCAAAAGGGAGCTGTTTAAG AGAGGGACAGCAGCTCTGTACTTCGTCTACACGGCTATGGAAGAGGAGATGGAGAAGAACAAAGATCACCCTCACGTTGCTCCAATCTATTTTCCAGTAGAGCTGCATCGCAGTGAAGCTCTGGCCCGAGACCTGGAGTATTTTTATGGAGAGGACTGGGAGAACCAG ATCAGCTTGTCGGCGGGAACTAAGCCTTATGTCGACCGGATCCGCGAGGTCGGGCAGAAGGACCCGGTGTTGCTGGTAGCCCATTCCTACACCCGCTACATGGGAGACCTGTCAGGTGGACAGATCCTGAAGAAAGTGGCCCAGAGGGCCCTGAAGCTGCCATCCACAGGAGAGGGTGTGAACTTCTATCAGTTCGAGGGAATTCACAGCCACAGGGGCTTCAAGCAGCTCTACAGAAGCCGGATGAACGAGCTGGACCTGGACATGGAGACAAAACTTAGGATTGTGGAGGAGTCCAACCGGGCCTTTGGCTTCAACATGATG GTATTCTCAGAGCTTGAAGAGATCGGAAAAAGCATACAAGAGGAAGTTCAAGAGCCAGGTTTAGGACACAGTCATGCAGAAGTGATGCAAGGCGGTGATATCAACAAGTGCCCGTACTATGCCGCTAAAATGG CTGCTGGTGGAAATCCGACTTACGCCCTCCAGTTGGCGACCACGCTTGTCAGATATCCACCCTGTCAGGTGCTTCTGGCAGCCTGGGTAGCACTTCTGGCCGGGTTTACTGCTTGGTACATCTTCTGA
- the LOC101163641 gene encoding heme oxygenase 2 isoform X1, with protein MSIDQLDLKGPSSSERSSTKQKNMMSNKGGARIVVDDDDEHVSPTDLSELLADGTKESHDRAENCSFVKDFLRGRIKRELFKRGTAALYFVYTAMEEEMEKNKDHPHVAPIYFPVELHRSEALARDLEYFYGEDWENQISLSAGTKPYVDRIREVGQKDPVLLVAHSYTRYMGDLSGGQILKKVAQRALKLPSTGEGVNFYQFEGIHSHRGFKQLYRSRMNELDLDMETKLRIVEESNRAFGFNMMVFSELEEIGKSIQEEVQEPGLGHSHAEVMQGGDINKCPYYAAKMAAGGNPTYALQLATTLVRYPPCQVLLAAWVALLAGFTAWYIF; from the exons ATGTCCATAGACCAACTTGACCTTAAAGGTCCTTCATCAT CTGAGAGAAGCagcacaaagcaaaaaaacatgatGTCCAACAAAGGAGGGGCCAGGATTGTtgtggatgatgatgatgaacatGTAAG TCCAACGGACTTGTCTGAGCTGTTAGCCGACGGCACCAAAGAGTCACATGACAGAGCGGAAAACTGTTCGTTCGTCAAAGATTTCCTCAGAGGCCGCATCAAAAGGGAGCTGTTTAAG AGAGGGACAGCAGCTCTGTACTTCGTCTACACGGCTATGGAAGAGGAGATGGAGAAGAACAAAGATCACCCTCACGTTGCTCCAATCTATTTTCCAGTAGAGCTGCATCGCAGTGAAGCTCTGGCCCGAGACCTGGAGTATTTTTATGGAGAGGACTGGGAGAACCAG ATCAGCTTGTCGGCGGGAACTAAGCCTTATGTCGACCGGATCCGCGAGGTCGGGCAGAAGGACCCGGTGTTGCTGGTAGCCCATTCCTACACCCGCTACATGGGAGACCTGTCAGGTGGACAGATCCTGAAGAAAGTGGCCCAGAGGGCCCTGAAGCTGCCATCCACAGGAGAGGGTGTGAACTTCTATCAGTTCGAGGGAATTCACAGCCACAGGGGCTTCAAGCAGCTCTACAGAAGCCGGATGAACGAGCTGGACCTGGACATGGAGACAAAACTTAGGATTGTGGAGGAGTCCAACCGGGCCTTTGGCTTCAACATGATG GTATTCTCAGAGCTTGAAGAGATCGGAAAAAGCATACAAGAGGAAGTTCAAGAGCCAGGTTTAGGACACAGTCATGCAGAAGTGATGCAAGGCGGTGATATCAACAAGTGCCCGTACTATGCCGCTAAAATGG CTGCTGGTGGAAATCCGACTTACGCCCTCCAGTTGGCGACCACGCTTGTCAGATATCCACCCTGTCAGGTGCTTCTGGCAGCCTGGGTAGCACTTCTGGCCGGGTTTACTGCTTGGTACATCTTCTGA